One part of the Segnochrobactrum spirostomi genome encodes these proteins:
- a CDS encoding EAL domain-containing protein has translation MPKLPRTMVLCDDESELAEELAEFFASYGWTVRTCRDGVEAERNLAANPPPTCLVTDLNMPGGDGETLLAVIRSLPRAKRPPILAVMTGHALVTTQPSEFGVDFLYRKPADPFGMAHDFDERLQTLEATADASDEGGEEALPEPAPGRRRVLLLDDDEAVRTELEDYLEGLGHRVVAIADAGLLRSRPAAACDVLILDLKLAETDGVAVLRQFQNDEAAPDLILLSGQGEGVLKTASAIGEQFGLRILGAVAKPIDVDRLAALLALPSYPATSTSAHGSDPRRITEALIAALDERTLPIAFQPKVGARDLRFAGAEALLAGNLPGLGPVAPSDILAAAAASPPLMGRLTQAVIRSAIAGCRTWKARGWHGPVSINLPVEAVTGVMGTAELGTLAAHGIGPEDVILELVEDALYDSSTQVLAALTQLRLAGFALSLDDVGRRQSGLLQIANLPISEIKIDLELLRQSRTWSKAREIFATVAELGHRLGLTVVAEGVEHPADLELVRQYPVDFIQGYFISSKRPLDDLLAMGTEFDMTRRRYSRL, from the coding sequence ATGCCGAAGCTGCCCCGCACCATGGTCCTGTGCGACGACGAGAGCGAGCTCGCCGAAGAGCTCGCCGAGTTCTTCGCCTCCTACGGCTGGACGGTGCGCACCTGCCGCGACGGCGTAGAGGCTGAGCGCAACCTCGCCGCCAACCCGCCGCCGACTTGTCTCGTCACCGATCTCAACATGCCCGGCGGCGATGGAGAGACCTTGCTCGCCGTCATCCGCTCGCTGCCGCGGGCGAAGCGGCCGCCGATCCTCGCGGTGATGACGGGTCATGCCCTCGTCACCACCCAGCCGTCGGAGTTCGGCGTCGATTTCCTCTATCGCAAGCCGGCCGATCCGTTCGGCATGGCGCACGATTTCGACGAGCGCCTGCAGACGCTGGAGGCGACGGCCGACGCGTCTGACGAAGGCGGGGAAGAGGCGCTGCCGGAGCCCGCCCCCGGCAGGCGACGGGTGCTGCTCCTCGACGACGACGAAGCGGTTCGCACCGAACTCGAGGATTATCTCGAAGGGCTCGGCCACCGGGTGGTGGCGATCGCAGACGCCGGCCTGTTGCGATCGCGGCCCGCCGCCGCCTGCGACGTGCTGATCCTCGACCTCAAGCTCGCCGAGACGGACGGCGTCGCGGTGCTGCGCCAGTTCCAGAACGACGAGGCCGCGCCGGACCTGATCCTGCTCAGCGGACAAGGCGAGGGCGTGCTCAAGACGGCGTCGGCGATCGGCGAGCAATTCGGGCTGCGTATTCTCGGTGCCGTGGCGAAGCCGATCGATGTGGACCGGCTGGCCGCCCTCCTCGCGCTCCCGTCGTATCCGGCTACGAGCACCAGCGCGCACGGCAGCGACCCGCGCAGGATCACGGAAGCGCTGATCGCCGCGCTCGACGAGCGCACGCTGCCGATCGCGTTCCAGCCCAAGGTGGGCGCCAGAGACCTCCGCTTCGCCGGCGCCGAAGCCCTGCTCGCCGGGAACCTGCCGGGATTGGGCCCCGTCGCGCCGTCGGACATCCTTGCCGCGGCGGCCGCGTCGCCGCCTCTGATGGGGCGTCTCACCCAGGCGGTCATCCGCTCGGCGATTGCCGGCTGCCGCACCTGGAAGGCGCGCGGCTGGCACGGACCGGTGAGCATCAATCTTCCGGTCGAGGCGGTCACCGGCGTGATGGGAACCGCGGAGCTCGGGACGCTCGCCGCGCACGGTATTGGCCCGGAAGACGTCATTCTCGAACTCGTCGAAGACGCGCTCTACGATTCGTCGACCCAGGTGCTTGCCGCGCTGACCCAGCTCCGTCTCGCCGGCTTCGCCCTGTCGCTCGACGACGTGGGGCGCCGCCAGAGCGGGCTCCTGCAGATCGCCAATCTGCCGATCTCCGAGATCAAGATCGATCTGGAGTTGTTGCGCCAGTCGCGTACGTGGAGCAAGGCACGCGAGATCTTCGCGACCGTCGCCGAGCTCGGACACCGGCTCGGCCTGACCGTCGTCGCGGAAGGGGTCGAGCACCCCGCCGACCTCGAGCTCGTCCGGCAATATCCCGTCGACTTCATCCAGGGTTATTTTATATCTTCCAAACGCCCCCTTGACGATCTGCTCGCCATGGGGACTGAATTCGACATGACGAGGCGCCGCTATTCGCGGCTTTGA
- a CDS encoding sensor histidine kinase encodes MGVAIRLGISLVAMLGMFAATTMLYDSVVHQQALLATSVRTSGWVTYQATIEYAKALSALELAADSPEADELDRLELRLEILGSRMNVLYGSEDGSLIPDIKSYTPDLKRYETLIGSYADKVSKMTPGAPELPETFKTWNDEINPLGLMLQKMLMTSVAYNDGIYAREQSIAANHSILPLGLIFLCGGALLGILLFQGERDRRQLRIVLAAQEREAVLRESLRAALDAMPALIVIFDPQTDVISYANPPALATFDAALDHLGWAPLIAAIKEERRKTAPWGGFSVTVPVPKGNLISVRGAAREIVWDGRPQFMAALADTTKIRDAELQVLQASKLATLGEMSSAIAHELNQPLAVISMAVANALRLVTNGGDTQAIVAKLSRINEQLQRARRITDQVRRHGRMPAHTLTPFAVAPAIRNAIGFVAEQYRIAGIRLDVAITIPQDVTALGEQTMFEQVIVNLLVNARDALSDGSGEVTRPVTKIEAMASRGQIVIAVQDNAGGIKPEIMDRLFDPFTTTKPSDKGTGLGLSISRTVVREMNGTIDAANVGGGARFTVVVPISEAERTDKVA; translated from the coding sequence GTGGGTGTCGCCATCCGCCTCGGCATCAGTCTCGTCGCCATGCTCGGCATGTTCGCGGCGACGACGATGCTCTACGATTCCGTCGTGCACCAGCAAGCCCTGCTCGCGACCAGCGTGCGGACGTCGGGTTGGGTGACCTACCAGGCGACGATTGAATATGCCAAGGCGCTCTCCGCCCTGGAACTCGCCGCAGATAGCCCGGAGGCCGACGAACTGGACCGGCTGGAACTCCGCCTTGAGATCCTCGGCTCCCGGATGAACGTGCTCTACGGGTCAGAGGACGGCAGCCTCATCCCGGACATCAAGAGCTACACCCCGGACCTGAAGCGCTACGAGACGCTGATCGGCAGCTATGCCGACAAGGTCAGCAAGATGACGCCCGGCGCACCGGAGCTGCCCGAGACCTTCAAGACGTGGAACGACGAGATCAATCCGCTGGGCCTGATGCTTCAGAAGATGCTGATGACGTCGGTCGCCTACAACGACGGCATCTACGCCCGCGAGCAATCGATCGCCGCCAACCATTCGATCCTGCCGCTCGGGCTCATCTTCCTGTGCGGCGGCGCCCTCCTCGGCATCCTGCTGTTCCAGGGCGAGCGGGATCGTCGTCAATTGCGCATCGTGCTCGCGGCCCAGGAGCGTGAGGCGGTGCTCCGCGAGAGCCTGCGCGCGGCGCTCGACGCCATGCCCGCCCTGATCGTCATTTTCGATCCGCAGACGGACGTGATCTCCTATGCGAATCCGCCCGCCCTGGCGACCTTCGACGCCGCCCTCGATCACCTCGGCTGGGCCCCGCTGATCGCCGCGATCAAGGAAGAGCGCCGCAAGACCGCCCCCTGGGGCGGTTTCAGCGTCACCGTTCCCGTGCCGAAGGGGAACCTCATCTCGGTCCGCGGCGCCGCCCGCGAGATCGTCTGGGACGGCCGCCCCCAATTCATGGCGGCCCTCGCGGACACCACCAAGATCCGCGATGCGGAACTCCAGGTGCTCCAGGCCTCCAAGCTCGCGACTCTCGGCGAAATGTCGTCGGCGATCGCCCACGAACTCAACCAGCCGCTCGCCGTCATCAGCATGGCGGTCGCCAACGCGCTCCGACTCGTCACCAACGGCGGCGACACGCAGGCGATCGTCGCCAAGCTCAGCCGCATCAATGAGCAACTCCAACGCGCGCGGCGCATCACCGACCAGGTGCGCCGCCACGGCCGCATGCCCGCGCACACGCTCACGCCCTTCGCGGTCGCCCCCGCGATCCGCAACGCGATCGGCTTCGTCGCCGAGCAATATCGCATCGCCGGCATCCGCCTCGACGTGGCGATCACGATCCCGCAGGACGTGACGGCGCTCGGCGAGCAGACGATGTTCGAACAGGTCATCGTCAATCTGCTCGTCAACGCCCGCGACGCGCTCTCCGATGGGAGCGGCGAGGTGACGCGGCCGGTGACCAAGATCGAGGCGATGGCGTCGCGGGGCCAGATCGTCATCGCCGTTCAGGACAATGCCGGCGGCATCAAGCCGGAGATCATGGATCGCCTGTTCGATCCCTTCACGACGACGAAGCCGAGCGACAAGGGAACCGGCCTCGGCCTCTCCATCTCGCGGACGGTCGTGCGCGAGATGAACGGAACGATCGACGCCGCCAATGTCGGCGGCGGGGCGCGCTTCACCGTCGTCGTGCCGATCTCCGAAGCCGAGCGGACGGACAAGGTCGCCTGA
- the copM gene encoding CopM family metallochaperone gives MTNASVPRHSRRPAIAGLALAAAIALAPAAAFAQASNSGTMPMGDTMGQMPMAHGDSTPGGSAADKALDAANQRMMGAMDVKPTGNPDRDFVRMMIAHHQGAIDMAKVELKYGKDPEIRRLASAIVAAQEKEIAEMKAWLAKHP, from the coding sequence ATGACGAACGCATCCGTCCCCCGGCATTCGCGCCGGCCAGCTATCGCCGGCCTTGCCCTCGCGGCCGCGATCGCCCTCGCCCCCGCGGCGGCCTTCGCCCAGGCGAGCAACAGCGGCACCATGCCGATGGGCGACACTATGGGTCAGATGCCCATGGCCCATGGCGACAGCACCCCTGGCGGCTCCGCGGCCGACAAGGCGCTCGACGCCGCGAACCAGCGGATGATGGGAGCGATGGACGTCAAGCCGACCGGCAATCCCGACCGGGATTTCGTGCGGATGATGATCGCGCACCATCAGGGGGCGATCGACATGGCCAAGGTGGAACTGAAATACGGCAAGGACCCGGAGATCCGCCGCCTCGCCTCCGCGATCGTCGCGGCGCAGGAGAAGGAGATCGCCGAGATGAAGGCCTGGCTCGCCAAGCACCCGTGA
- a CDS encoding heavy-metal-associated domain-containing protein: MLAFTVPDMSCSHCERAVRDAVLEAAPGARVAVDLATKTVVVEGVEAGAAAPIAAAIRDAGYEPSQAA, encoded by the coding sequence ATGCTCGCCTTCACCGTCCCCGACATGAGCTGTTCCCATTGCGAGCGCGCGGTGCGCGACGCGGTGCTCGAAGCCGCCCCCGGCGCGCGCGTCGCCGTCGACCTCGCCACCAAGACGGTCGTCGTCGAAGGCGTCGAGGCCGGCGCTGCGGCGCCGATCGCGGCCGCGATCCGCGACGCCGGCTACGAACCGAGCCAGGCCGCCTGA
- a CDS encoding heavy metal translocating P-type ATPase: MNAISETSQGHAPAKPAARLGFAIEGMTCASCVRRVEKAIRAVPGVADVSVNLATERADVVFAGRPDAAAVAARIEKAGYKAAPVEDPAVAEARRQAAARREGFHALIAAALSLPLVVAMIGHALGLPWMLPALVQLVLATPVQVWLGARFYKAGFAALRAGSGNMDLLVALGTSAAYGLSLYLIAVGRPHALYFEASAVVITLVLVGKWLEGRAKRQTGAAIRALTALAPATARVRRDGREAEIPASAVVVGDRVVVRPGERIPVDGRVLAGASEVDESLVTGESLPVAKGEGDRVIGGALNGVGLLEIEATAVGAETTIARIVRLVEDAQAFKAPIQRTVDRVSAVFVPVVVVIALLTLVGWLVAGAGVETAILNAVAVLVIACPCALGLATPAAVMAGTGAAARAGILIKDAAALEVAPHIGTVVFDKTGTLTEGKPDLGDLIPAPGEDRRGLLALAAGVQAGSEHPLAKAVVAAADAEGVTLPAATGVHALAGRGVAGWIEGREVRIVSAAGLADLGLVPADLAAAAKTRSEAGQTVSFIAEANPPRLLGLLAFGDRPRASAAVAIAQLKARGIRTMMLTGDNRGAAAAVALALKLDRFEAEVLPEDKAAAIARIKAEGDKVAMVGDGINDAPALAAADLGIAMASGTDVAMQAAAITLMRGDPRLVAATLDIAARTSTKIVQGLFWAFFYNVIGIPLAALGLLNPVVAGAAMALSSVSVVANALLLGTWRPALPPVRDGANPESGR, from the coding sequence ATGAACGCGATCTCAGAGACCTCCCAGGGTCATGCGCCCGCCAAACCCGCCGCCCGGCTCGGCTTCGCCATCGAAGGCATGACCTGCGCCTCCTGCGTGCGCCGGGTCGAGAAGGCGATCCGCGCCGTGCCGGGCGTCGCCGACGTCTCCGTCAATCTCGCCACCGAACGCGCCGACGTGGTGTTCGCCGGCCGGCCCGACGCCGCGGCCGTCGCGGCCCGCATCGAGAAGGCCGGCTACAAGGCCGCGCCCGTCGAGGACCCGGCCGTCGCCGAAGCGCGCCGGCAGGCGGCGGCGCGGCGGGAGGGCTTTCACGCGCTCATCGCGGCCGCGCTGTCGCTGCCGCTCGTCGTTGCGATGATCGGCCACGCGCTCGGGCTGCCGTGGATGCTGCCGGCGTTGGTCCAGCTCGTGCTGGCGACGCCGGTCCAGGTCTGGCTCGGCGCGCGTTTCTACAAGGCGGGCTTCGCCGCGCTCCGCGCCGGCAGCGGGAACATGGACCTGCTCGTCGCGCTCGGCACCTCCGCGGCTTACGGGCTCAGCCTCTATCTGATCGCGGTCGGCCGCCCCCATGCGCTCTATTTCGAGGCCTCGGCGGTCGTCATCACCCTCGTCCTCGTCGGCAAGTGGCTGGAAGGACGGGCCAAGCGCCAGACCGGCGCGGCGATCCGGGCTCTGACGGCGCTCGCGCCGGCGACCGCTCGGGTGCGCCGCGACGGCCGCGAGGCGGAGATCCCGGCGAGCGCCGTCGTCGTCGGCGACCGCGTCGTGGTGCGGCCGGGCGAGCGCATTCCCGTCGATGGACGGGTGCTCGCGGGGGCGAGCGAGGTCGACGAATCCCTCGTCACCGGCGAAAGCCTGCCGGTCGCCAAGGGCGAGGGCGACCGCGTCATCGGCGGGGCGCTCAACGGCGTCGGTCTCCTCGAGATCGAGGCGACGGCGGTCGGCGCGGAGACGACGATCGCCCGCATCGTCCGGCTGGTCGAGGATGCCCAGGCCTTCAAGGCACCGATCCAGCGCACGGTCGATCGGGTCAGCGCGGTGTTCGTTCCGGTGGTGGTGGTGATTGCCCTGCTCACCCTCGTCGGCTGGCTCGTCGCCGGAGCGGGGGTGGAGACGGCGATCCTGAACGCCGTCGCCGTTCTCGTCATCGCCTGCCCGTGCGCCCTCGGTCTCGCCACGCCCGCCGCCGTGATGGCCGGTACTGGCGCCGCGGCGCGGGCGGGCATCCTCATCAAGGACGCGGCGGCGCTCGAGGTCGCCCCCCACATCGGCACCGTCGTGTTCGACAAGACGGGGACCCTGACGGAGGGCAAGCCCGACCTCGGCGATCTGATCCCGGCGCCGGGCGAGGATCGCCGCGGGCTCCTCGCGCTTGCGGCCGGCGTGCAGGCGGGCAGCGAGCATCCCCTCGCCAAGGCCGTGGTCGCTGCTGCGGACGCCGAGGGCGTGACCTTGCCCGCCGCCACCGGCGTCCACGCCCTCGCCGGGCGGGGCGTCGCCGGCTGGATCGAGGGGCGGGAGGTCCGCATCGTCAGTGCCGCCGGCCTCGCCGATCTCGGCCTCGTGCCGGCCGATCTCGCGGCGGCGGCCAAGACGCGGTCCGAAGCGGGGCAGACGGTCTCCTTCATCGCGGAGGCGAACCCGCCGCGGCTCCTCGGGCTCCTCGCTTTCGGCGACAGGCCGCGGGCCTCCGCCGCCGTCGCGATCGCCCAACTGAAGGCGCGCGGCATCCGGACGATGATGCTGACGGGGGACAATCGCGGCGCCGCCGCGGCGGTCGCCCTGGCCTTGAAGCTCGATCGCTTCGAGGCGGAGGTGCTGCCGGAGGACAAGGCGGCCGCCATCGCCCGCATCAAGGCCGAGGGCGACAAGGTCGCGATGGTCGGCGACGGCATCAACGACGCGCCGGCGCTCGCCGCCGCCGATCTCGGCATCGCCATGGCGAGCGGCACCGACGTCGCCATGCAGGCGGCGGCGATCACCCTGATGCGCGGCGACCCCCGCCTCGTCGCGGCGACCCTCGACATCGCCGCGCGTACCTCGACGAAGATCGTGCAGGGCCTGTTCTGGGCCTTCTTCTACAACGTGATCGGCATTCCGCTCGCCGCGCTCGGCCTCTTGAATCCGGTCGTCGCCGGCGCGGCGATGGCCTTGTCGAGCGTCAGCGTAGTGGCGAACGCCCTGCTCCTCGGCACCTGGCGGCCTGCGCTGCCGCCGGTGCGGGACGGGGCGAACCCGGAGAGTGGACGATGA
- the cueR gene encoding Cu(I)-responsive transcriptional regulator, protein MNIGAAAAASGVSAKMIRYYEANGLIPAADRSEAGYRLYSDRDVHTLRFIRRARDFGFSMAEIADLISLWRDERRASADVRRIALSHVEDLEARAAALLAMSRTLRHLASCCHGDGRPDCPILDDLAGDVLPGAPLRRAARDVSHDGV, encoded by the coding sequence ATGAACATCGGTGCGGCGGCCGCGGCCTCGGGCGTTTCGGCCAAGATGATCCGCTATTACGAGGCGAACGGGCTCATTCCGGCGGCGGACCGGTCCGAGGCGGGCTACCGCCTCTATTCGGACCGGGACGTCCATACCTTGCGTTTCATCCGCCGGGCCCGCGATTTCGGCTTCAGCATGGCCGAGATCGCGGATCTCATTTCGCTGTGGCGGGACGAACGGCGGGCGAGCGCCGACGTGCGCCGCATCGCGCTCAGCCATGTCGAGGATCTCGAGGCGCGGGCCGCGGCGCTTCTCGCCATGAGCCGGACGCTGCGTCACCTCGCCTCGTGCTGTCACGGCGACGGCCGGCCGGATTGCCCGATCCTGGACGATCTCGCCGGGGATGTCCTCCCCGGCGCGCCTCTGCGGCGGGCCGCGCGGGATGTCTCTCACGACGGGGTTTGA
- a CDS encoding SH3 domain-containing protein, which yields MSEPFSKSEPFSKSVPFAKAVRALTRPLSRAAIRRTGGRLRPAAAIAAAPAAAFLLAGCVTAAAPAAVAAAPGWVVASVNLRAGPSTRYPAVTVIPAGSPITMYGCTAGYSWCDVQWGAARGWMAQRYLRVAYQSQRAYVPTYAPVVGVPVVTFSIGSYWDNYYVGQPWYANRWRYGWGGPGWGPGWGGPGWGGGWARPGWGPGWGGGWRGGWGGGYGGWGGGYGGWGHRW from the coding sequence ATGTCGGAGCCGTTCTCGAAGTCGGAGCCGTTCTCGAAGTCCGTGCCGTTCGCAAAGGCCGTGCGCGCCCTCACGCGCCCGCTCTCGCGCGCCGCCATCCGTCGGACCGGCGGCCGCCTCCGACCGGCGGCGGCGATCGCAGCCGCGCCCGCAGCCGCCTTCCTGCTCGCCGGCTGCGTGACGGCGGCGGCGCCCGCGGCGGTCGCGGCAGCGCCGGGCTGGGTGGTCGCGAGCGTCAACCTGCGCGCCGGGCCGAGCACGCGCTATCCCGCCGTGACGGTGATCCCCGCCGGGAGCCCGATCACCATGTACGGCTGCACCGCCGGCTATTCCTGGTGCGACGTGCAATGGGGCGCCGCCCGCGGCTGGATGGCACAGCGCTATCTGCGCGTCGCCTATCAAAGCCAGCGGGCCTACGTGCCGACTTATGCCCCCGTCGTCGGCGTGCCGGTCGTCACCTTCTCGATCGGTTCCTACTGGGACAATTATTATGTCGGCCAGCCCTGGTACGCCAACCGCTGGCGCTATGGCTGGGGCGGCCCGGGCTGGGGTCCCGGATGGGGTGGTCCCGGCTGGGGCGGCGGATGGGCCCGTCCGGGCTGGGGCCCGGGCTGGGGTGGCGGCTGGCGCGGTGGTTGGGGCGGCGGATACGGTGGCTGGGGCGGCGGCTATGGCGGCTGGGGCCACCGCTGGTAA
- a CDS encoding ROK family transcriptional regulator, whose product MRLRPVRSGQGANSAQLRQFNERAVLQYLRRLGEASKADLARAAGLTNNAIGMLIRELEELGLVRDLGKKREGRRGQPATLLSLDPRGAFSIGVRLDRGRTEVVLCDFNGTLLARHSHEIVLPPPEEALEIVAGDVRHLITRLSDEDRPRLTGIGLAQPFNLGAWLRELELPRETFARWDEVDFAAMLQDATGVEVFLENDGNAAAIAELLYGTGREEDDFLYLFIGPAIGGGIVLGGDCLRGAHGNAADVAVMPVPPSELASVRDHPLGDILIARASLNSLFRHLRWSGVAVPDQTAFATTVAAASGRADGPVAEWIEDCVAALSVSVRSIVATIDVPTVVIDSDLHGWVLDAIVTRLTERLAADMAEARTPPRLVHGRFGSDAGALGAAAVPLFFNFAPRSSLLTGAGGAYAEEAKHVAAE is encoded by the coding sequence GTGAGGCTGCGACCGGTCCGGTCGGGGCAGGGGGCGAATTCAGCCCAGCTTCGCCAATTCAACGAACGCGCGGTCCTGCAATATCTTCGGCGCCTCGGCGAGGCTTCGAAGGCGGATCTGGCGCGGGCGGCCGGCCTCACCAACAACGCCATCGGCATGCTGATCCGCGAGCTCGAGGAACTGGGTCTCGTGCGCGATCTCGGCAAGAAGCGCGAGGGCCGCCGCGGCCAGCCGGCGACGCTCCTGAGCCTCGATCCGCGCGGCGCCTTCTCGATCGGCGTGCGGCTCGACCGCGGCCGCACCGAAGTCGTGCTGTGCGATTTCAACGGCACCCTGCTCGCCCGCCACAGCCACGAGATCGTGCTGCCGCCTCCCGAAGAGGCGCTCGAGATCGTCGCCGGCGATGTTCGTCACCTCATCACGCGGCTGTCCGACGAGGACCGGCCGCGGCTGACTGGCATCGGGCTCGCCCAGCCCTTCAATCTCGGCGCCTGGCTGCGCGAGCTCGAACTCCCGCGCGAGACCTTCGCCCGCTGGGACGAGGTCGATTTCGCGGCGATGCTCCAGGACGCGACCGGGGTCGAGGTCTTCCTCGAGAACGACGGCAATGCGGCGGCGATCGCCGAGCTCCTCTACGGCACCGGCCGCGAGGAGGACGATTTCCTCTATCTCTTCATCGGTCCCGCGATCGGCGGCGGCATCGTGCTCGGCGGCGATTGCCTGCGCGGCGCCCACGGCAATGCGGCCGACGTCGCGGTGATGCCGGTGCCGCCGTCCGAGCTCGCCTCGGTGCGCGACCATCCGCTGGGCGACATCTTGATCGCCCGCGCCTCGCTCAATTCGCTGTTCCGCCACCTGCGCTGGAGCGGCGTCGCGGTGCCCGACCAGACGGCCTTCGCGACCACCGTCGCCGCCGCCTCGGGCCGCGCCGACGGGCCGGTCGCCGAATGGATCGAGGACTGTGTCGCGGCCTTGTCGGTGTCGGTGCGCTCGATCGTCGCCACCATCGACGTGCCCACCGTCGTCATCGATTCCGACCTGCACGGCTGGGTTCTCGATGCCATCGTGACGCGGCTCACCGAGCGGCTCGCCGCCGACATGGCGGAAGCCCGCACCCCGCCGCGGCTGGTGCACGGGCGGTTCGGCTCGGATGCCGGCGCGCTCGGTGCCGCCGCCGTCCCGCTCTTCTTCAATTTTGCCCCGCGTTCTTCGCTCCTCACCGGAGCCGGAGGCGCCTATGCCGAGGAGGCCAAGCATGTCGCCGCGGAATGA
- a CDS encoding ABC transporter permease subunit yields MSQISTGAASAKSSADERRRRMHALIRTVGMLPMLILICIIFAALSGRFLTLQNLSIVMQQAAINTVLASGMTFVILTGGIDLSVGSILAASAMVAVMASLLPDIGLIGIPAALAIGLVFGLANGALIAFLRLPPFIVTLGSLTAVRGVARLLGQDTTVFNPQLPFAFIGNGSLFGVPWLVVIALAVVFLSWIILRRTVLGVHIYAVGGNPDAARLSGIKVWWVLLFVYGMSGLMSGLGGAMSAARLYAANGVQLGVSYELDAIAAVILGGTSFVGGIGSIWGTLIGALIIAVLSNGLILTGVPDVWQYIIKGLIIIGAVALDRYRLSGSART; encoded by the coding sequence ATGAGCCAGATTTCCACCGGCGCGGCGAGCGCCAAGTCGAGCGCGGACGAACGTCGCCGCCGCATGCACGCCCTGATCCGGACCGTCGGCATGCTGCCGATGCTGATCCTGATCTGCATCATTTTCGCCGCGCTGTCCGGCCGCTTCCTGACGCTGCAGAACCTCTCGATCGTCATGCAGCAGGCGGCGATCAACACCGTGCTCGCCTCGGGCATGACCTTCGTCATCCTGACCGGTGGTATCGACCTCTCGGTCGGCTCCATCCTCGCCGCCTCGGCGATGGTCGCGGTGATGGCCTCGCTCCTGCCCGACATCGGCTTGATCGGCATTCCGGCGGCGCTCGCGATCGGCCTCGTGTTCGGTCTCGCCAACGGCGCGCTGATCGCCTTCCTGCGGTTGCCGCCGTTCATCGTCACGCTCGGCTCGCTCACCGCGGTGCGCGGCGTGGCCCGCCTGCTCGGTCAGGACACCACGGTGTTCAACCCGCAGCTTCCGTTCGCCTTCATCGGCAACGGCTCGCTGTTCGGCGTGCCGTGGCTCGTCGTCATCGCGCTCGCGGTCGTTTTCCTGTCGTGGATCATCCTACGACGCACCGTGCTCGGCGTGCACATCTACGCCGTCGGCGGCAATCCGGACGCCGCGCGCCTCTCCGGCATCAAAGTGTGGTGGGTGCTGCTCTTCGTCTACGGCATGTCGGGCCTGATGTCGGGCCTCGGCGGCGCCATGTCGGCGGCCCGCCTCTATGCCGCGAACGGCGTGCAGCTCGGCGTCTCCTACGAGCTCGACGCCATCGCCGCGGTCATCCTCGGCGGCACCTCGTTCGTCGGCGGCATCGGCTCGATCTGGGGCACGCTCATCGGCGCCCTCATCATCGCCGTGTTGTCGAACGGCCTGATCCTGACCGGCGTCCCGGACGTCTGGCAGTACATCATCAAGGGTCTGATCATCATCGGGGCCGTGGCGCTCGACCGCTACCGCCTGTCGGGCTCGGCCCGGACCTGA
- a CDS encoding ABC transporter substrate-binding protein, with protein MLKKMLLAGAAIALTLGGAQAKDLNKIGISLGSLGNPFFIALANGATAEAKKINPNVEVTTVGYDYDLGKQFTQIDNFIAAGVDLILLNPGDPNAIEPAIKKAQAAGIPVVAVDTAAKGADATVTTNNIQAGAIACQFIVDKLGGKGNVIIENGPQVSSVIDRVKGCQETFAKSPDIKVLSSDQDGKGSRDGGLAVAQSLLTRFDDVKAIFAINDPQAIGTDLAAKQLGRTGIIITSVDGAPDIEAALKGDTMIQASASQDPYVMAQKAVEIGNEILQGKKPAESILLMDSKLVTRDNVNDYKGWTSPR; from the coding sequence ATGCTGAAGAAGATGCTCCTCGCCGGCGCCGCCATCGCCCTCACCCTCGGCGGCGCTCAGGCGAAGGACCTCAACAAGATCGGGATCTCGCTGGGCTCGCTCGGCAACCCGTTCTTCATCGCGCTCGCCAACGGTGCCACCGCCGAAGCCAAGAAGATCAACCCGAACGTCGAAGTGACGACGGTCGGCTACGATTACGACCTCGGCAAGCAGTTCACCCAGATCGACAACTTCATCGCCGCCGGCGTTGACCTCATCCTCCTGAACCCGGGCGATCCGAACGCCATCGAGCCGGCGATCAAGAAGGCCCAGGCGGCCGGCATCCCGGTCGTCGCCGTCGACACCGCCGCCAAGGGCGCCGACGCGACCGTGACGACGAACAACATCCAGGCCGGTGCCATCGCCTGCCAGTTCATCGTCGACAAGCTCGGCGGCAAGGGCAACGTCATCATCGAGAACGGCCCGCAGGTGTCGTCGGTGATCGACCGCGTGAAGGGCTGCCAGGAGACCTTCGCCAAGTCGCCGGACATCAAGGTTCTGTCGTCGGACCAGGACGGCAAGGGCTCGCGTGACGGCGGTCTGGCGGTCGCCCAGTCGCTGCTGACCCGCTTCGACGACGTGAAGGCGATCTTCGCCATCAACGATCCGCAGGCGATCGGCACCGACCTCGCCGCCAAGCAGCTCGGCCGCACCGGCATCATCATCACCTCGGTTGACGGCGCGCCGGACATCGAGGCGGCCCTCAAGGGCGACACGATGATCCAGGCCTCCGCGAGCCAGGACCCTTACGTGATGGCCCAGAAGGCCGTGGAGATCGGGAACGAGATCCTCCAGGGCAAGAAGCCGGCCGAGTCGATCCTGCTCATGGATTCGAAGCTCGTGACCCGCGACAACGTCAACGACTACAAGGGCTGGACCTCGCCGCGCTGA